The window ATTGCACAGACTATTGCCGACGCTTATCAGATCGCCATTGAGATGAACCGAATTGCGCAGATTTTCAGCGCTAGAAAGCAACCAGGCGACAAACAAGCAGCGCTCGACGAATACCACAACGCATTATCTGTTCTTAATCAGCAACAAGAGAAGACGTGGACGGCTGCACTTGCGTCCAACATTGCGAATACCCACCGTCGAATCGGCGAATTACTCGACGATCACGATGACGCTCTGCGCGAGTATAAAGCGGCGGTAGACACGCGAAAGAGGCTTTATCAGCTCGATCCAGGAAACATCAACTGGTGTATAGGCCTGGCGACTGATTACACCCGACTGGGCGACATCCTCGTGCAGAAGCAGGACTGGCGCGAAGCCTCAAACAGCTACAATGAGGCAGTTAGAGTCGCCGAAGTCATCCTCTCAAAGACCCTCAGTTCTACCAGATGGAAGGAGAATATAGGCTCCTTGAACGGAAAGCGGGGAGATGTCCTTATGTCCTGGTGGAATGAGGTCATAAATCGACCCGATGGGCCAGAGCTCCTGTTCACCAGCGCCGCACTGGAACGTTATCACTTGGCAGCTCAGAGTTACGAAAGCTTGCTCAACATCGCATCTCCCCCCTATCGTCAATTATTCGACATGAAGCTCAAGATCGCAGACGTTCTGGTACGCCAAAAGAAATTTAGTTTGGCGCTCGGCGCCTATGACTCAGCTTACGAGATTGCGCAGAAGGCAGCTGCGATCCAGGCGGTTACAGGTTGGCAGATAGCCCTCTCTAAGTCGCTTGAAGAGGCCGGAGACTTCCTTGCCAGCGAAGCCAACGGTGGCGTCGCCACTGTAGGCGAGATCAATGCGCGGGCGTTTTATGAAAAGGCGCTTGCAAGCATCCAGGCGACACCGGGTAAAGAAGCCGAAGCTTCGCAGATTGTGTCTCGAACAGCAGACCTAAATGCGAAGCTTGCGAAGCAGCAACCTTTGATCCAGTCGCGACACTAAGCTACGTTTTGGGCGAGCCATCTTCATTCGCCCATCCCTTGTTATGGAAGAACTCGGCCTTTGGGTGATCGGACTGCGCCCAGGGAGTCCACGAGAAGTGGCAAGCGAGACGACATCGGTGACGATGTCAGGACAAGATATCCGGGATACGTCGCCAGGCCCAAGAGGACCGCAAATGTCGTCCATAACAAACCAGCATCACCGACCCACGCCGACAGGTGGGCGAGCAAGGCCAAACCAGGCAATAGCGGAAATGCTCACTCCCTGCCGTAAGTTGCCCAAACGATGGCGTCCAATTCCGCTATATTCTTAGCTGGATACCCTGGATTGCCTCGCAAAGCTGCTCGAAGCTTCAGCGCCAGATCCACGTATCGTTCTCCTTCGGTCGACCCACGAGGCGCCTTGAAGCCGGTGTCGCTCATATACTCCCACACGGGATTATTCAAAACGGGATACAGATCGGGAAAGCGAAGGCACAGCATTTCAGAGAAGAACGCGCCTCTCGCGGCGACGCCCAATTCGTTCAGGCGATCGACCTCCGCAACCAACACGTCATCGCGTTCTTCTGGATCGCAATCCTCAATGGCAAGGAAACTGCGCGAAAGTTCCTGGAAGTTGCTACTCTTGCCGGCCCGCTCCCATCCGCTTCCCTGCAGGCGGTCACCCACTTCATGGCTCCAGTATTTCGGTAGCCGCTCGTAGAAGTCGTCGTTCGTGACTCGCTCGGCAGCACAATCTCGAATGAGCTTCATCAAACCAGCCTTATGCTTGCTGTACTGAGAGAGTTGCTGCCTTCGTTGCTGAAGCAATCTCTTCATGCCCGTCGGCCGCGGGAGTCGAAGCGGCACGACTTCGGGACGGGCGCCATTGGTTGAACTTCCCGATTCTCCGCCGGGCATCCTAGGAGCTTCTTTGTACTTTTTGAGCCAGTCCTCGGAAACAGGCACGCAGGCGTGTTCGATATCCCGCACCCAACGCTTCGCAGCGACATAGTTGTTGTTCGAGATTTCGCAGAAGACGTTAGCCTCGTAGTTGCCATCAAATGCGGCTCGGGTGAGATTCGACGATCCAACAATTGCAAAGTGCTTGCCATCTGTGTTGGTCCAGAAGGCCGCCTTGGGGTGAAACCCTTTGATTTGCTCAGCCACCTTGAAACAGTTCGCCCTCTTACCCCTCGGGAGCCAGGCCAGCACTTTAAGGCATGCAGCCTTCCGCGTAATGCCGAAGTCCTTACCGATAATAATTCTGAGCCGTCGGCATCGCGAGTTTAGCCTTAGTCGCTCATCCCAGTCCGTGAGGTACGCGCTTACAATGTATAGTTCGACAGCGTTCTCGAACGCAGTCTTGTAGTTTATCGCTAGGCCCGCATGCCCATTGGGCCGGTGCAGCATTAATTCCATTTTATTCGTCCAAGAGTTGCAGCGCTATAAATGCACCAAAGAAATGTAACTCTGCAATCGGCATCACACACTGCACAAGTATCGCGAGCAGCGGTATTGCCGGTCTACGCACTCAAGAAGGATTTCGGAGCGCGGCCTCGATGTAATCAGACATCGCCTTCAACCAGGCTTCTTCGTGGATAGGGAGAAAGTCCTTAAGCCTAGGCATCTTAGCCGAGGCAGTTCGCACAGCCGATTCTTTGCCGTGATTGATTTCTCTGACGAAGCCACCAATGAGCTTGGCGATCACTTCGTTATACTCTCGCCCAATATTTGTCCGCCCCCACCAAGTCGCTGGTCCAGCATCCAGATATCCAGATTTGTCGATAGTCCCCAGGTTGAGCGGGTTACCGTCCGGAAATGGATGCTTAAGATTCAATGCCCTCTGCCAGTCGGCAGTAACTCCGAGTGCCTCCGCTTTTCCTAAAAAGCTCCTCAGGGCTGCTGCCATACCCGCATCGCGCTTATCGAGGAGTTCATAGAACTCATCTTCGCCCAAACCGATAGAGCGAGGCTTATCCGAAAGCTGCAAAGCCGGAGTGACCCTTTCGACAATAATCTGTCCTCCACCTTGCGCGGCGATCTGAACTACTCCACGTTCGATTAGCGCTGTCTTTGCCAGAATTGATGGTGTGATGACTCTGGTTGCATTGTCAGCGCTCTGGTAGATGCCAAGCTCTATTAGGGCGAATATAAATCGATGGCCGGCATGGCTCTGCAGGAGTTCGACCAACTGTTCTAAATCCTCACGAATCCCATCGCCGACAACAGCTATGATGGCTCTTCCTCGCTTTAGATTTCTAGATATCGCGTCTATGAATTCGGCTTCGTCAAGCAGGCCATCCTTCTCATTGAGGATCGCATATAGAGACTTTGCAGCTGACGGTATGGCGCGGCGAGCGCGCATAACCGCAGCATCGAACTCCTCATAATTCAAGCGGAAGATAGCCGCTGCATACTCCATTGCTTGAGCGACGACGGCCCGCCGAGCTTCCGGGTTACGCCAAAGCTTCGCTTCCACGAACACCAGTCCACCGTCTACTGTCGCGAAAACGTTGTCCATTGCGCCCGATCTACCGGCGCCAAACGTGAGGGGAAGCTCACGACATAGTGGAACGACATCACCAAACCCCGGTTCTATCTGCTCTATAGGAAGCAACTCGGGATGATCGAACAGCAATTTTTGAAGCCAAGCTTCGTCATATCGACCGGGAACGAGCTTGGCCGATAGGTCCACTCGACTCAAGGGACTGGCACGACCATCGGTGATAATAAGGGGTGCACCGTCGCGACGTCGCATAACATCTCCAGTAACAGCGGCCGGCAATCGACAATCAAGAGAATCAAACGGCCACAGCGTACCTCCACAACGGACGATTGCAATCGTCTCATCTAGGTTGATTCACGCGACCATTTATCTGCGGCCACCGCAATCAATTTGCCCAGAGCATTGACGAGTAGTCTGTGAGGTCACCACGAGGCGCAGAGACTCAGTAAGTATCTATCTCGCCGATATCCTCATACTCTTCGCCCTCATCAAGATCGTCGAGGCCATCGAAATCCTCAACCTGGATTGCTTCACGCATACGCCTCAAGCGCGTGTTCTCGTTCCGTAGGCTGCGCAAGGTCGCGGTGATGGAATTATAGCCTCGCCTGATGTCGAGGAACTGCACGCGTTTAGATCGCAGCGGACTGAAATAAGAGTCTCTCGTGATAAAGCCATCATCGACGCCGGGAATGAACCCTTGTGTGACGGCCTCGTAGGCGTAGAGCCACATGGAGCTGCGCAGGCCATCCCCTGTCAGCGATTCGTCCCAAAGAGAGCGGTCGACATCACCGCGTACAAGGCCCCTGGCGTCAAGGCAAACCACAAGAAGTGCGATAAACGCATTTTCGACTAAGAATAGCGGCGTCAAGCGGTGAGCCGAAAGAACCAGGCCGACGCGCATCACCAGGAATAGAAGCCAGATGATCTCACCAGTCCGGTTAGCCCGGGCCAGGATGGGAATTCGATTTTCGATGAATTCCTTAAGGATTTCGAGCTGCACATCCCCATGAACCACCTGTCGCAGTAGGCACGCTTCCACCAATAGCGAAATCAGACTCGGATTTCGACGATAGGCGTTAATTAGTGCGAACAGGAGGGTCTTCCAGTGATCGGCGTTGACGATGGCCGAACGCGCGTGTTGAAGCCCGAACTTCTCCACATTCATGTCGGGGTGAGCGACGCATATGCGGCCGAGCTGATAAAGGAA of the Bradyrhizobium quebecense genome contains:
- a CDS encoding phospholipase D-like domain-containing protein, which produces MELMLHRPNGHAGLAINYKTAFENAVELYIVSAYLTDWDERLRLNSRCRRLRIIIGKDFGITRKAACLKVLAWLPRGKRANCFKVAEQIKGFHPKAAFWTNTDGKHFAIVGSSNLTRAAFDGNYEANVFCEISNNNYVAAKRWVRDIEHACVPVSEDWLKKYKEAPRMPGGESGSSTNGARPEVVPLRLPRPTGMKRLLQQRRQQLSQYSKHKAGLMKLIRDCAAERVTNDDFYERLPKYWSHEVGDRLQGSGWERAGKSSNFQELSRSFLAIEDCDPEERDDVLVAEVDRLNELGVAARGAFFSEMLCLRFPDLYPVLNNPVWEYMSDTGFKAPRGSTEGERYVDLALKLRAALRGNPGYPAKNIAELDAIVWATYGRE